Proteins encoded by one window of Armatimonadia bacterium:
- a CDS encoding MoxR family ATPase, with the protein MTFDASASEQQSTPAHAADLARRLSETLGKAIVGNENTIQALLVAVLAGGHVLLEGVPGTAKTLLVKALSLALGMEFKRVQMTPDLMPSDIVGTNVYDANAQSFRLRRGPIFTTVLLADEINRAPAKTQSALLEGMQERQVTIDGERHQLSANFTVFATQNPIEYEGTYPLPEAQLDRFMLKLLVPYPAAQAEDELLKRYNEGFDADQLEAAGVKPVTDDGELATVRRQVRALSAEPAVLHYIGELVRATRLNPNLVLGCSPRAAVMLLQASKVLAGLRGRTFVTPDDVKAMALPVLRHRIVLRPEADIEGLSADDILQGVLATVPVPR; encoded by the coding sequence GTGACCTTTGATGCCTCCGCCTCCGAGCAGCAGTCCACGCCGGCCCATGCGGCAGATCTGGCACGCCGCCTTTCCGAGACCCTGGGCAAGGCGATCGTCGGCAACGAGAACACGATCCAGGCCTTGTTGGTAGCGGTCCTTGCCGGCGGGCATGTGCTGCTGGAGGGCGTCCCCGGCACCGCCAAGACCCTCCTGGTCAAGGCCCTCTCCCTGGCTCTGGGGATGGAGTTCAAGCGGGTGCAGATGACCCCCGACCTGATGCCCTCGGATATTGTCGGGACGAACGTCTACGACGCGAACGCCCAGAGTTTCCGGCTGCGTCGGGGTCCCATCTTCACGACTGTGCTCCTCGCCGACGAGATCAACCGAGCGCCTGCCAAGACGCAGTCGGCTCTGCTCGAGGGGATGCAGGAGCGCCAGGTGACCATCGACGGCGAGCGCCATCAACTCTCGGCCAACTTCACCGTCTTCGCCACGCAGAACCCGATCGAGTACGAGGGGACCTATCCGCTGCCTGAGGCTCAGCTTGACCGCTTCATGCTCAAGCTGCTGGTTCCCTATCCGGCGGCCCAGGCCGAGGACGAGCTGCTGAAGCGCTACAACGAGGGCTTCGATGCCGACCAGCTCGAGGCAGCAGGCGTCAAGCCCGTCACTGACGACGGTGAGCTTGCCACCGTGCGCCGACAGGTCCGGGCGCTGTCTGCGGAGCCGGCCGTCTTGCATTACATCGGCGAGCTAGTGCGGGCGACCCGCCTCAACCCCAACCTCGTTCTCGGCTGCAGTCCAAGGGCCGCCGTCATGCTCCTCCAGGCCTCCAAGGTCTTGGCGGGGCTTCGCGGCAGGACCTTCGTGACACCCGATGACGTGAAGGCGATGGCCCTGCCCGTCCTGCGCCACCGGATCGTTCTGCGGCCAGAGGCCGACATCGAGGGTCTCAGCGCCGATGACATCTTGCAGGGAGTGCTGGCGACGGTGCCGGTCCCACGTTGA
- a CDS encoding DUF58 domain-containing protein, protein MQLTLSGLALLLGAVPVFLSSAYEPRLARVGGWWMAAVVLLALLDALVTRRVARVEALREVDAKLSLGAANRVRIKLRNRSRWPLKLQVKDSPPVRFRTPERMRSLSLEPFGSGEVTYVTTPLERGDFTFGDLYLRGRGRLGLTAWQRRLPATQEVKVYPNLVEVERYDLLARSQRLTEVGFHALRQRGEGTQFESLREYVPDDEFRSIDWKATARRGKPITRQYEVERSQNVILMLDTGRMMRAQVSSRPPGTAGGEPLPMSKLDHGINAALLLAHVAVAHDDAVGLVAFGSSLHCFLPPRKGRAQIGRLVDQMYALQPALEEPDYPLAFSLLTQRSRKRALVVVFTDLVDADASQRLLAQLVALRPRYLPLLVTLRDGDLERVARGVPAQVEGAYQKAVAGQVLAARETALARLRARGVLVVDVPAGTLSVAAVNEYLRLKNTGRL, encoded by the coding sequence ATGCAACTGACACTCTCGGGTCTGGCGCTGCTTCTGGGCGCCGTCCCAGTCTTCCTATCAAGCGCCTACGAGCCACGCCTCGCCCGGGTCGGGGGCTGGTGGATGGCGGCTGTTGTGCTACTTGCGCTTCTCGACGCGCTGGTCACTCGTCGCGTGGCGCGGGTCGAGGCCCTCCGCGAAGTCGACGCCAAGCTCTCCCTTGGCGCGGCGAATCGCGTCCGGATCAAGCTCCGCAACCGTTCGCGCTGGCCCCTGAAGCTGCAAGTGAAGGATTCGCCGCCGGTCAGATTCCGCACACCCGAGCGGATGCGGTCGCTATCCCTCGAGCCCTTCGGCAGCGGCGAGGTCACCTACGTGACGACGCCGCTGGAGCGGGGCGACTTCACCTTCGGCGACCTGTACCTGCGCGGCCGCGGGCGTCTCGGACTGACCGCCTGGCAGCGTCGCCTGCCGGCGACCCAGGAGGTCAAGGTCTACCCGAACCTGGTGGAGGTGGAGCGCTACGACCTCCTCGCACGGTCGCAGCGGCTGACGGAGGTCGGCTTCCATGCGCTCCGGCAGAGGGGAGAGGGGACGCAGTTCGAGAGCCTGCGGGAGTACGTGCCCGACGACGAGTTCCGCAGCATCGACTGGAAGGCCACGGCCCGGCGTGGCAAGCCCATCACCCGCCAGTACGAGGTGGAGCGCAGCCAGAATGTGATCCTCATGCTCGACACGGGGCGCATGATGCGGGCGCAGGTCAGCTCGCGTCCGCCGGGGACGGCCGGGGGAGAGCCCTTGCCCATGTCGAAGCTCGACCACGGCATCAACGCCGCGCTTCTGCTGGCCCACGTAGCGGTTGCCCATGACGACGCCGTCGGGCTGGTCGCCTTCGGCAGCAGCCTTCACTGCTTCCTCCCGCCACGCAAGGGCCGGGCGCAGATCGGGCGGCTCGTGGACCAGATGTACGCGCTCCAGCCTGCCCTGGAGGAACCGGATTACCCCCTGGCGTTCTCCCTCTTGACGCAGCGTTCGCGCAAGCGGGCGCTGGTCGTCGTCTTCACCGACCTGGTAGATGCCGACGCCTCGCAGCGGCTCCTGGCGCAGCTTGTGGCCTTGCGTCCGCGTTACTTGCCGCTGTTGGTGACGCTGCGTGATGGAGATCTGGAGCGCGTGGCTCGGGGAGTTCCGGCACAGGTCGAGGGAGCCTATCAGAAGGCGGTAGCAGGACAGGTGCTGGCCGCTCGCGAAACTGCTCTTGCGCGGTTGCGTGCGCGTGGTGTGCTCGTGGTCGACGTCCCTGCCGGGACCCTGTCGGTGGCCGCTGTGAATGAGTACCTGCGCCTCAAGAATACCGGACGGCTGTGA
- a CDS encoding MBL fold metallo-hydrolase — MPTVNRLPLIGQCNCYLVGDPGAYILVDAGFRGAERRFLRHLKAMGIEPGDIKLALATHVHFDHVGSLSALRELCGCPVMVHAAEADLLARGVVVVPPGATFGGRVLSWFGNRVTRFLHFSPVQPDLTVTGPTSLAEWGVNARVVPTPGHTRGSISLLLPDGEACVGDLMANCLFYEGYELFPPFAEDIEAIYTSWEKLLAVGVHTFYPGHGRPIQARTLRNHLAGDEAARRREGAVPGEEPAAP; from the coding sequence ATGCCGACGGTGAACAGGCTGCCGCTCATCGGACAGTGCAACTGCTACCTGGTCGGCGACCCGGGAGCCTACATCCTCGTCGACGCCGGTTTCCGGGGTGCTGAGCGTCGCTTCCTGCGCCACCTCAAGGCGATGGGAATTGAGCCCGGCGACATCAAGCTCGCCTTGGCCACCCACGTCCATTTCGATCACGTCGGTTCACTATCTGCTCTGCGCGAACTCTGCGGGTGTCCGGTGATGGTCCATGCGGCGGAGGCCGATCTGCTGGCGAGGGGCGTCGTCGTCGTCCCGCCGGGCGCGACCTTCGGGGGACGCGTACTCTCCTGGTTCGGCAACCGTGTCACCCGATTCCTGCATTTCTCCCCGGTTCAGCCGGACCTCACCGTCACAGGGCCAACTTCGCTCGCAGAGTGGGGAGTCAACGCCCGGGTCGTACCGACGCCCGGACACACCCGCGGGTCGATCTCCCTCCTGCTACCGGACGGCGAGGCCTGCGTGGGCGACCTGATGGCGAACTGCCTGTTCTACGAGGGCTATGAGCTCTTCCCGCCCTTCGCGGAGGACATTGAAGCGATCTACACCAGTTGGGAGAAGCTGCTGGCGGTCGGCGTGCACACCTTCTACCCCGGCCATGGCCGCCCAATCCAGGCCCGCACACTACGCAACCACCTCGCCGGCGACGAGGCCGCACGTCGCCGTGAAGGCGCAGTCCCCGGCGAGGAACCGGCTGCGCCCTGA
- a CDS encoding uroporphyrinogen decarboxylase family protein, with protein MSGEQRPQKALLVAALQGDAPRPPAFAPLYLDLYLEPLRRQRLAEVYAELAEGDSSLRLSHSEEIEAQLEAFARACAVFTERPAWLPTRLGSGREALETVKVTFPTGKCLRHTPRRREPEDLLAPYDASVPDVWDAGDLPEPEDLRRQPVASAQELIDAGKTELPAGAVERFGDSYLLTASLGSPMWHAYSRLGFLGMMVALRERPEVLEALCELSLRQSLSQAQALRHAGVPCIYVEECLSSADLISPEDYLKVAYPPTRDLIHGLKQLGLRVIYYYCGSPAGRLEHLGALEADALAFEESKKGFVVDLGQLRAELGAKQLLFGNTSAVLLRDGSPERIAADVRRQWDAAGPRLVVSMGSPATPDTPPAKLDALARGAVELT; from the coding sequence ATGAGTGGTGAGCAACGACCGCAGAAGGCGCTTCTGGTCGCGGCCCTTCAGGGTGATGCTCCGAGGCCGCCGGCCTTTGCGCCGCTGTACCTGGATCTGTACCTGGAGCCGCTGCGGCGTCAGCGTCTGGCCGAGGTCTATGCCGAGTTGGCAGAGGGCGACAGCAGCCTGCGCCTTAGCCACTCCGAGGAGATCGAGGCGCAGCTTGAGGCCTTTGCCCGGGCCTGTGCGGTCTTCACCGAGCGACCGGCCTGGCTACCAACACGCCTCGGGTCGGGCCGGGAAGCCCTTGAGACCGTCAAAGTCACCTTCCCGACCGGCAAGTGCCTGCGCCACACACCACGGCGCCGCGAGCCGGAAGACCTACTGGCACCCTACGACGCTTCGGTGCCGGATGTGTGGGATGCGGGTGACCTGCCGGAGCCCGAGGATCTGCGCCGCCAGCCGGTCGCCTCGGCACAGGAGCTGATTGACGCCGGGAAGACGGAGCTCCCAGCGGGTGCGGTTGAGCGATTCGGCGACAGCTACCTGCTGACCGCCTCACTGGGAAGCCCCATGTGGCACGCCTACAGTCGCCTGGGGTTCCTGGGGATGATGGTCGCGCTGCGCGAGCGTCCCGAGGTCCTGGAGGCGCTGTGCGAGCTAAGCCTGCGGCAGTCTCTCTCTCAGGCCCAAGCCTTGCGCCATGCCGGGGTTCCCTGCATCTATGTCGAGGAGTGTCTGTCCAGCGCCGACCTGATCTCGCCGGAGGACTACCTGAAGGTCGCCTATCCGCCGACCCGCGACCTGATCCACGGCCTCAAGCAGTTGGGCCTGCGCGTGATCTACTACTACTGCGGATCGCCGGCAGGTCGTCTGGAGCATCTCGGCGCTCTGGAGGCCGACGCCCTGGCCTTCGAGGAGTCCAAGAAGGGGTTCGTGGTTGACCTGGGGCAGCTCCGGGCGGAGCTCGGGGCGAAACAACTGCTCTTTGGCAACACCAGCGCCGTCCTGCTTCGTGATGGCAGTCCGGAGCGGATCGCCGCCGACGTGAGACGCCAGTGGGACGCCGCCGGCCCAAGACTCGTCGTCAGCATGGGCAGCCCAGCGACGCCCGACACGCCTCCAGCAAAGCTTGATGCCCTGGCCAGAGGTGCTGTAGAACTCACATAG
- a CDS encoding glycoside hydrolase family 38 C-terminal domain-containing protein, with product MDERIIIKKLQILQGLATERSLCVSPWEARTALHHGPERYEYLEDWHRVPDSSRWPAGVTVFLRTKAQVPPDWDPDCTFLRFGIDDLEGLLTLNGKPWAGVDRQHGRCPVPVGQELDLLLEFDSVPRVRCEPGLSGKTSSFGGAHLVQVNPELEAAYWDLRFAYEAFAAITDERRKALLGTALEEAFLAFRLTGDREQILAEVAQARELLAKRVSSISPDPEGGHIFLTGHTHIDVAYLWPIKETLRKCARTFSTACWMMERYPQYRFSCSQPQLYAFTKRYYPELYARIQRLVAEGRWETTGGMWVEADCNVTSGESLIRQILYGLRFWKEEFGTRPTVCWLPDVFGHNAGLPQILAGCGIDNFWTWKLHWQARNPFPHHLFWWEGVDGSRVLAHIPKLGGGAYNGSPTPQQLAEAWRTYLEKEAYPDELFTFGYGDGGGGVNEEQMEFALRACEGLQPSDKESSSSEGFPGLPACRLGTSEEFFAETRSAAPTLPTWVGELYLETHRATYTTQGQIKRANRRCELALRNAEMSATVARRLGVPVDISVLRDAWEKVLLMQFHDILPGSSVGETYEEARQAHTEVFQAAVALGSQAIRPIIGDVADTLRYGVLNSLSWERDGLVELLVPDIGDDLSAVFGGRPVPVQIVGRRGDQLMILVAGEGTPPVGGAVLELEAGFPETSKVTASGHALGNDFFRVELNAEGEITSLWDKRAGREVIAEGQCANQLQLFQDGPERESAWNVHTTSTQRRYDWDPGTEVKVTETGPVRATIQVTRTHGETTLVQDISLYHHIPWVEFRTRVSWQERQTMLKAAFPLAIHTDKATYEIQFGAIERPTHRNTSWDEEKFEVCAQNWADMSEGGYGVSLLNDCKYGHDALGNVLRLTLLRGSEYPDPKADLGEHEFTYALYPHEGDWRQARTPQRGWELNVPLFCIPTDIQRPPTSFLQVEGPAIVETWKPAEDGDGDILRLYEPYGSRGEVTVHITKVPVREVVACNLIEENAEPVPMEDGVFGFAIKPFQIRTFRIR from the coding sequence ATGGATGAGCGCATCATCATCAAGAAGCTCCAGATACTGCAGGGCCTGGCAACAGAGCGCAGCCTCTGCGTCAGCCCCTGGGAGGCAAGAACCGCCCTCCACCACGGACCTGAGCGGTACGAGTATCTCGAAGACTGGCACAGAGTCCCGGACTCCTCTCGCTGGCCCGCCGGCGTGACCGTCTTCCTGCGGACCAAAGCGCAAGTGCCACCGGACTGGGACCCTGACTGCACCTTCCTGCGCTTCGGGATCGACGACCTGGAGGGGCTTCTGACGCTGAACGGCAAGCCCTGGGCCGGAGTGGACAGGCAGCATGGCCGGTGTCCGGTTCCCGTCGGGCAGGAGCTGGACCTGCTTCTGGAGTTCGATTCGGTTCCGCGGGTGCGCTGCGAGCCCGGCCTGTCGGGCAAGACCAGCTCCTTCGGCGGCGCGCACCTGGTGCAGGTCAACCCCGAGCTCGAAGCGGCCTACTGGGACTTGCGGTTCGCCTATGAGGCTTTCGCCGCGATCACCGATGAGCGACGCAAGGCCCTGCTTGGCACAGCCCTCGAGGAGGCCTTTCTGGCCTTCCGCCTCACCGGCGACCGGGAGCAGATCCTGGCCGAAGTCGCCCAGGCCCGAGAGCTCCTGGCCAAGAGGGTGAGCAGCATCAGCCCCGACCCGGAGGGCGGTCATATCTTCCTTACGGGCCACACTCACATCGACGTCGCCTACCTGTGGCCAATCAAGGAGACCCTTCGCAAGTGCGCCCGCACCTTCTCCACGGCCTGCTGGATGATGGAGCGCTACCCGCAGTACCGGTTCTCCTGCAGTCAGCCGCAACTCTATGCCTTCACGAAGCGGTACTACCCGGAGCTCTACGCGCGGATCCAGAGGTTGGTGGCGGAAGGGCGCTGGGAGACCACCGGCGGCATGTGGGTTGAGGCTGACTGTAACGTAACCTCCGGCGAGTCGCTGATCCGCCAGATACTGTACGGCCTGAGGTTCTGGAAAGAGGAGTTCGGGACCCGGCCGACGGTGTGCTGGCTGCCGGATGTCTTCGGCCACAACGCCGGCCTGCCGCAGATTCTGGCCGGCTGCGGCATTGACAACTTCTGGACCTGGAAGCTGCACTGGCAGGCTCGCAATCCCTTCCCCCATCACCTGTTCTGGTGGGAGGGTGTCGACGGCAGTCGTGTGCTGGCGCATATCCCGAAACTCGGCGGCGGGGCCTACAACGGCAGTCCGACACCGCAGCAGTTGGCCGAGGCCTGGCGGACCTACCTTGAGAAGGAGGCCTACCCGGACGAGCTGTTCACCTTCGGCTACGGGGACGGCGGCGGCGGCGTCAACGAGGAGCAGATGGAGTTTGCCCTTCGGGCCTGCGAGGGCCTTCAGCCCAGTGACAAGGAGTCTTCGTCCTCAGAGGGATTCCCAGGGCTACCGGCCTGCCGTCTGGGCACGAGTGAGGAGTTTTTCGCCGAGACCCGTTCTGCCGCTCCGACGCTTCCCACCTGGGTGGGCGAGCTGTACCTGGAGACCCATCGGGCGACCTACACTACCCAGGGACAGATCAAGCGCGCCAACCGCCGGTGTGAGTTGGCACTGCGCAATGCCGAGATGTCGGCGACAGTGGCCCGGCGTCTCGGTGTCCCCGTCGACATCTCCGTGCTCCGCGATGCCTGGGAGAAAGTCCTGCTGATGCAGTTCCATGACATCCTGCCCGGGAGTTCGGTCGGCGAGACCTACGAAGAGGCCCGGCAGGCGCATACCGAGGTGTTCCAGGCGGCGGTTGCACTGGGCAGCCAGGCGATCCGGCCGATCATCGGCGACGTTGCCGACACTCTGCGCTATGGCGTCCTCAACTCGCTGTCCTGGGAGCGCGACGGACTGGTGGAGCTCCTCGTGCCGGACATCGGCGACGACCTCTCCGCAGTCTTCGGTGGGCGGCCGGTGCCGGTGCAGATCGTCGGTCGCCGCGGTGACCAACTGATGATCCTGGTGGCGGGAGAAGGCACACCCCCGGTCGGTGGCGCTGTCTTGGAGCTGGAGGCCGGCTTCCCTGAGACCAGCAAGGTGACGGCGTCTGGACATGCCCTGGGGAATGACTTCTTCCGCGTCGAGCTCAACGCAGAGGGCGAGATCACCAGCCTGTGGGACAAGCGAGCTGGACGGGAAGTCATCGCAGAGGGTCAGTGCGCGAACCAGCTCCAGTTGTTCCAGGATGGGCCTGAGCGCGAGTCGGCCTGGAACGTCCACACGACCTCGACCCAGCGACGCTATGACTGGGATCCGGGCACCGAGGTCAAGGTCACCGAGACCGGCCCGGTCCGCGCGACAATCCAGGTCACCCGCACCCACGGGGAGACGACGCTGGTGCAGGACATCAGCCTGTACCACCACATCCCCTGGGTCGAGTTCCGCACCCGGGTGAGCTGGCAAGAGCGTCAGACCATGCTGAAGGCGGCCTTCCCGCTGGCGATTCACACCGACAAGGCGACCTACGAGATCCAGTTCGGAGCCATCGAGCGGCCTACGCACCGGAATACCTCGTGGGACGAGGAGAAGTTCGAGGTCTGCGCTCAGAACTGGGCCGACATGTCCGAGGGCGGATACGGTGTGAGCCTGCTCAATGACTGCAAGTACGGCCATGATGCCCTGGGCAACGTCCTGCGTCTCACCTTGCTGCGCGGATCGGAATACCCCGACCCCAAGGCCGACCTCGGCGAGCACGAGTTCACCTATGCGCTATACCCTCACGAGGGTGACTGGCGACAGGCACGGACCCCGCAGCGTGGTTGGGAGCTGAACGTGCCCCTGTTCTGCATCCCGACGGACATCCAGCGTCCGCCGACCTCCTTCCTGCAAGTGGAGGGACCGGCCATCGTGGAGACCTGGAAGCCGGCCGAGGACGGCGACGGGGACATCCTGCGGCTCTATGAGCCCTACGGCAGCCGCGGCGAGGTCACGGTGCACATCACAAAGGTGCCGGTGCGCGAGGTCGTGGCGTGCAATCTGATCGAGGAGAACGCGGAGCCGGTGCCGATGGAGGACGGGGTGTTCGGGTTCGCGATCAAGCCCTTCCAGATCCGGACCTTCCGAATCCGGTAG
- a CDS encoding sugar-binding domain-containing protein, protein MPDSLNLNGTWLVSWTEGLHGRSTDVQPEPVDALRYFPIQVPCELHRALADSGLLDDPNLGLNSLKARWVEEQQWVYRTTFNAPEEALREPTWLSFDGLDLNAVVYLNGQEVGKHSNAHRPCRLTVTDKLRKGENTLCVVLESGLYGVADREGKAYSQATETLLNKRHWLRKAQYQVGWDWNPRMINVGIIGDVRLEWGALPWIDQLVALPDLERDLQTARLLVRAVVHNPGETTSGVLRVAVSDPGETRLRHGHVEMELPPGESCPELTLQIEKPQLWWPVGHGGQPLYKVVAILEVGGRKVSERRKRTGLRRIEIDRSPHAEGGEHFALKVNGRPIFCKGGNWVPPDMVVPGVEEQRFRDLVNLAIEANFNLLRVWGGGWYASDKLLNVCDERGVLVWHDLAFACSKYPGDDPGFVSEVRQEITWNARDMASHPSLVVWCGNNELEWGAWAWGYVDGYKALPDYHLYHHTIPVILKREDDSRPYWPSSPYSPDHQFPNEPTVGDQHPWSVSLGEHGPDFWAYRTFVDRFPNEGGVLGASSPATLRQCLGDDLKFRSVAWEHHDNAANFWRPEEGLTYRAVKFWLDRDPRNMDLEQYCFASALLQAEGLAEYISNYRRRMFTSSSAIFWMYNDSWPTTHGWTIVDYYLRRKLAYHPVRRAFQPITVVLAEEGDQVTVWGVNDSPDDWSGVLRHGLFRFDGATPRDETFAVTLPANMSAPLTQIPLKDWDKQGPKRTGAFGVLLEGDRVVAQHRLLRERFKCLKLPRPEIDVVVENGVARFRSSGFVWGVCLDLDGEAPLADNAFDLLPGLEYVVPWPEGLEAPRVLHTGNELVRQ, encoded by the coding sequence ATGCCTGACAGCCTGAATCTCAACGGAACATGGCTCGTGTCTTGGACAGAGGGGCTTCACGGCCGTTCCACTGACGTACAGCCCGAACCCGTAGATGCACTTCGGTACTTCCCTATACAGGTTCCCTGCGAGCTGCACCGAGCCCTTGCTGATTCCGGGCTTCTTGATGACCCCAATCTTGGCCTTAACAGTCTCAAGGCCCGCTGGGTTGAAGAGCAGCAATGGGTGTACCGTACGACCTTCAATGCCCCGGAGGAGGCGCTGCGCGAGCCCACCTGGCTGAGCTTCGACGGCCTGGACCTGAACGCCGTGGTCTATCTGAACGGTCAGGAGGTCGGCAAGCATAGCAACGCCCACCGGCCCTGCCGCCTCACGGTCACAGACAAGCTGCGCAAGGGCGAGAACACGCTGTGTGTCGTGCTGGAGAGCGGGCTGTATGGTGTCGCCGACCGCGAGGGCAAAGCCTACAGCCAGGCTACCGAGACACTGCTCAACAAGCGGCACTGGCTGCGAAAGGCCCAGTACCAGGTCGGGTGGGACTGGAACCCACGGATGATCAACGTCGGCATTATTGGCGATGTCCGCCTGGAATGGGGCGCACTGCCCTGGATCGACCAGCTTGTGGCCCTCCCGGACCTGGAGCGCGACCTTCAGACCGCTCGACTACTGGTGCGCGCGGTTGTCCACAACCCCGGAGAGACCACTTCCGGGGTTCTGCGGGTGGCAGTGTCTGATCCGGGTGAGACCCGCCTCAGACACGGGCATGTTGAGATGGAGCTTCCACCCGGCGAGAGTTGTCCCGAACTGACGCTGCAGATCGAGAAGCCGCAGTTGTGGTGGCCGGTCGGGCACGGCGGCCAGCCCCTTTACAAGGTCGTGGCAATACTCGAGGTCGGCGGCCGCAAGGTCTCGGAACGTCGCAAGCGCACCGGCCTTCGGCGAATTGAGATCGACCGCTCACCCCACGCAGAGGGTGGCGAACACTTCGCCCTCAAGGTAAACGGTCGCCCGATCTTCTGCAAGGGCGGGAACTGGGTCCCTCCCGACATGGTCGTGCCGGGCGTCGAGGAGCAGCGCTTCCGCGACCTTGTGAACCTGGCGATCGAGGCCAACTTCAACCTCCTGCGGGTATGGGGAGGCGGCTGGTATGCCTCGGACAAGCTCCTGAACGTGTGCGATGAGCGCGGTGTGTTGGTCTGGCATGACCTGGCCTTCGCCTGCTCCAAGTACCCGGGCGATGATCCCGGCTTCGTCTCCGAGGTGCGCCAGGAGATCACCTGGAACGCCAGAGACATGGCCTCGCACCCGTCACTGGTGGTCTGGTGCGGCAACAACGAGTTGGAGTGGGGCGCCTGGGCCTGGGGCTATGTAGACGGCTACAAGGCCCTGCCCGACTACCACCTCTATCACCACACCATCCCGGTGATCCTGAAGCGCGAGGACGACTCCCGGCCCTACTGGCCGAGTTCGCCCTACTCACCCGACCACCAGTTCCCCAATGAGCCGACGGTGGGCGATCAGCACCCATGGTCGGTGAGCCTGGGCGAGCACGGCCCCGACTTCTGGGCCTACCGCACCTTTGTGGACCGGTTCCCGAACGAGGGCGGTGTCCTGGGCGCCAGTTCTCCGGCTACCCTGCGGCAGTGCCTGGGCGACGACCTGAAGTTCCGCTCGGTCGCCTGGGAACACCATGACAACGCCGCCAACTTCTGGCGGCCGGAAGAGGGCCTTACGTACCGGGCCGTCAAGTTCTGGCTCGACCGCGACCCGCGGAATATGGACCTGGAGCAATACTGCTTCGCCAGTGCGCTCCTGCAAGCGGAAGGCCTGGCCGAGTATATCAGCAACTACCGGCGGCGGATGTTCACCAGCTCCTCGGCGATCTTCTGGATGTACAACGACTCCTGGCCCACCACTCACGGCTGGACGATCGTAGACTACTACCTGCGCCGCAAGCTGGCCTATCACCCCGTGCGCCGGGCCTTCCAGCCGATCACCGTCGTTCTGGCCGAGGAGGGCGACCAGGTGACGGTCTGGGGTGTGAACGACAGCCCTGACGACTGGAGCGGGGTCCTGCGCCACGGGCTGTTCCGCTTCGACGGCGCAACACCCCGTGACGAGACTTTCGCTGTTACGCTTCCGGCAAACATGTCGGCGCCGCTGACCCAGATCCCACTCAAGGACTGGGACAAGCAGGGGCCCAAGCGCACCGGGGCCTTCGGCGTGTTGCTCGAGGGTGACCGGGTCGTTGCCCAGCACCGTCTGCTGCGCGAGCGGTTCAAGTGCCTGAAGCTGCCGCGGCCGGAGATCGACGTGGTCGTTGAGAACGGAGTTGCGCGTTTCCGTTCGTCGGGCTTCGTATGGGGCGTGTGCCTCGACCTGGACGGCGAGGCCCCGCTGGCGGACAACGCCTTTGACCTCCTGCCGGGCCTTGAGTACGTGGTGCCCTGGCCGGAGGGTCTGGAGGCTCCTCGGGTGCTCCACACCGGAAATGAGCTGGTGCGGCAGTAG